Proteins from one Sabethes cyaneus chromosome 2, idSabCyanKW18_F2, whole genome shotgun sequence genomic window:
- the LOC128734971 gene encoding acyl-coenzyme A diphosphatase FITM2, whose translation MATKRKPIHTQPGNTQRPNMNFRASVNDTTARAEAKGTRPTATPTSIKEVLTMMVLHVCKKIIFFDTNLKVPLYLGSLFFISLIGDFLPYPKTYLARSDNLFNVYFVKMGWAWTLLFSLPFLAMTSVTVCCGDHQRLVKNHLPRLGIATSFWFVWTKLFNIIESTYGRCSVRGFDSKSGCLKAGHLWSGFDISGHAFILIYSSLILMEEARSIIGWESIKEHLRNEEHNRAKNEVTQATNPLKSLKDDDLKALKYFYTRYTPTIRLLFVGMTMLQLLWDIMLVGTMLYYHRMVEKVVSGIIAVLTWYLTYRAWYPAPTLLPDPVGKGLFNYQITSRSAEIGLRRRASLLQSNSSQSQDIPKFMGMPLYAARQQQSASSNNPTGGFTSSMDANATPSSPTFVSTSSSFNINASRIRPPAGGYFDINPGNRFQYSSYRRTDPNE comes from the coding sequence ATGGCTACAAAGCGCAAACCTATTCACACACAACCAGGCAACACACAACGACCAAACATGAACTTCCGGGCTAGTGTTAACGATACTACGGCACGTGCTGAAGCAAAAGGAACGCGTCCGACAGCAACACCGACATCCATCAAAGAAGTCCTTACCATGATGGTGCTGCACGTGTGCAAAAAGATCATATTTTTTGATACCAATCTGAAAGTGCCGCTCTATTTGGGTAGCTTATTCTTTATTTCCCTAATTGGAGATTTTTTGCCCTACCCCAAAACGTATCTAGCAAGATCAGATAATCTATTTAACGTATATTTCGTTAAGATGGGTTGGGCATGGACATTGTTATTCTCATTACCGTTTCTAGCAATGACTTCAGTAACAGTGTGTTGTGGTGACCATCAAAGGTTGGTTAAAAACCATCTTCCCAGGCTTGGTATAGCGACGAGTTTTTGGTTTGTGTGGACCAAACTGTTCAATATTATCGAATCAACGTATGGCCGTTGCAGCGTTAGaggatttgattcaaaatcagGTTGCTTGAAAGCTGGGCACTTGTGGAGCGGATTCGATATTTCTGGCCATGCATTCATATTAATTTACTCGAGTCTTATTCTAATGGAAGAAGCGCGGTCAATTATAGGATGGGAAAGTATCAAGGAACACCTTCGCAATGAAGAACATAATCGCGCAAAAAATGAAGTAACGCAGGCCACAAATCCTCTGAAGAGTTTGAAAGACGATGATCTGAaagcattaaaatatttttatacacGATATACACCAACAATAAGACTTCTCTTTGTTGGAATGACAATGCTGCAACTGCTGTGGGACATAATGCTAGTCGGAACCATGTTATACTATCACCGAATGGTAGAAAAAGTTGTCAGTGGCATTATTGCTGTTTTAACGTGGTACTTAACGTATCGAGCTTGGTACCCTGCACCGACATTATTGCCCGATCCAGTAGGCAAAGGTCTTTTCAATTACCAGATTACGTCGCGATCAGCAGAAATCGGATTACGAAGGCGAGCTAGTTTACTACAATCAAATTCTTCGCAGTCTCAGGACATACCAAAATTCATGGGCATGCCTCTGTACGCTGCTAGACAACAACAATCTGCTTCCAGCAACAATCCTACTGGAGGATTCACTTCGTCGATGGATGCAAACGCAACACCTTCGTCACCAACATTTGTAAGTACATCTAGCTCCTTCAACATTAATGCATCACGAATAAGACCGCCTGCCGGGGGATATTTCGATATCAACCCAGGGAATCGGTTTCAGTATAGTTCTTACCGAAGAACGGATCCGAATGAATAG
- the LOC128736080 gene encoding uncharacterized protein LOC128736080 — protein sequence MERLNNRTLRADHRKYKQFVACRIGELLTVSNVREWQWVPSKHNPADMATKWGKGPCQDVTGAWFMGPEFLKYPPSEWPRQKSTTLATEEELRPCHVHHHVSVPEMVFNLNRFSRLSRAINAAAYVHRYVDNCKRTAIGKAPNKGYLKSEELQKGQKTLIRLTQWEAFPDEMVLLTRNQQSSSDQPLQLEKSSSLYRLSPMLDEFGILRMDGRIVAAPNVADSTKHPVILPGKHRYTYLVLDDYHRKFRHCNQETVVNEVRQQYYVPRLRVAVKQIMKTCQWCKIYKAEPRIPRMAPLPAARLASFERPFTHTGLDLFGPVLVKIGRSRVKRWVAVFTCLTVRAVHVEVVHSLSTSSCVKAIRRFVVRRGSPATIYSDNGNNFRGANRLLQEQIEQLAATFTSTTTKWVFIPPGTLHMGGAWERMVRSIKTAMDVTFKSHSKLDDEALATLVVEAEGLVNFRPLTYLPIASEESEALTPNHFLLGSSSGVRQPAAESKDTAAALGTSWEQIQLHLDTFWRRWVREYLPTLTKRTKWFADVKPVAEGDLVLIVDESTRNNWERGRILEVIRGNDGKIRQAIVQTARGLVRRAVAKLAVLEVTDGGKTEPQGQCYGGEDVGSGRTVATAPIQLSLGKCAT from the coding sequence ATGGAGCGACTCAACAACCGTACGCTGCGCGCGGATCATCGAAAATACAAGCAGTTTGTAGCATGTCGGATTGGAGAATTGCTGACGGTATCTAATGTTCGCGAGTGGCAATGGGTGCCATCTAAACACAATCCAGCGGATATGGCAACCAAGTGGGGAAAAGGTCCCTGTCAAGATGTGACCGGCGCTTGGTTCATGGGCCCGGAGTTCCTGAAATATCCACCATCCGAGTGGCCTCGGCAAAAGTCAACGACACTGGCTACGGAAGAAGAGCTACGGCCGTGCCACGTGCACCATCATGTTTCCGTGCCAGAAATGGTGTTCAATTTGAATCGATTCTCTCGTCTGTCCAGGGCAATCAACGCAGCCGCGTACGTTCATCGCTATGTCGACAACTGTAAGCGAACTGCAATCGGAAAAGCGCCGAACAAAGGATATTTGAAATCGGAGGAGCTGCAAAAAGGACAAAAGACACTGATACGTTTGACGCAATGGGAGGCGTTCCCAGATGAAATGGTGCTTCTGACGCGGAATCAGCAGAGTTCATCAGATCAACCGTTACAACTCGAGAAATCGAGTAGCCTGTACAGACTGTCGCCCATGCTGGATGAGTTCGGTATCCTGAGAATGGATGGACGCATCGTAGCTGCTCCAAACGTGGCCGATAGCACCAAGCATCCAGTTATACTACCCGGAAAACATAGGTACACCTACCTTGTGCTAGATGATTATCATAGGAAATTTCGTCACTGTAACCAGGAAACGGTGGTAAATGAGGTGCGCCAGCAGTACTACGTGCCGCGACTCAGAGTTGCCGTGAAGCAGATCATGAAAACCTGCCAGTGGTGTAAGATATATAAAGCAGAACCAAGGATTCCCCGGATGGCCCCTCTACCAGCAGCTCGACTTGCGTCGTTTGAAAGACCGTTTACGCACACCGGTTTAGATCTGTTCGGACCAGTGTTGGTGAAGATTGGCAGAAGCCGTGTGAAACGTTGGGTTGCAGTCTTCACGTGCCTCACTGTGCGGGCTGTCCATGTGGAAGTCGTCCATAGTCTCAGCACCAGTTCCTGTGTCAAGGCCATACGCCGCTTCGTTGTCCGTCGGGGATCACCAGCGACGATCTACTCCGATAACGGAAACAATTTCCGTGGAGCAAATCGACTGCTACAGGAGCAGATTGAGCAGCTAGCAGCCACGTTTACCAGTACCACGACGAAGTGGGTATTCATCCCTCCTGGGACTCTCCATATGGGAGGCGCCTGGGAGCGCATGGTACGCTCCATCAAAACAGCGATGGACGTTACCTTTAAGAGTCACAGCAAGTTGGACGACGAGGCGCTAGCAACCCTAGTTGTGGAGGCGGAAGGACTGGTGAACTTTCGTCCGCTAACGTATCTACCCATCGCGTCCGAGGAGAGTGAAGCGTTGACGCCGAACCACTTCCTACTGGGCAGTTCAAGTGGAGTTCGCCAGCCAGCAGCAGAATCGAAAGACACCGCTGCCGCACTAGGAACATCCTGGGAACAGATACAGCTTCATCTGGATACCTTCTGGAGACGATGGGTGCGAGAGTACCTGCCCACTTTGACTAAACGTACGAAATGGTTTGCAGACGTGAAACCAGTAGCTGAAGGCGATCTGGTACTAATTGTGGATGAGTCCACCCGAAACAACTGGGAACGCGGGCGGATTCTCGAAGTCATCAGAGGAAACGACGGGAAGATTCGTCAGGCTATTGTACAAACTGCGAGGGGGTTGGTTCGTCGGGCCGTGGCTAAATTGGCTGTCCTAGAAGTAACAGATGGAGGTAAAACTGAGCCTCAGGGTCAGTGTTACGGGGGGGAGGATGTTGGTTCTGGCCGCACTGTCGCGACCGCACCCATACAACTGTCGTTGGGTAAATGCGCGACCTGA
- the LOC128736081 gene encoding ganglioside-induced differentiation-associated protein 1: protein MEESGHKRPVLVDDGSLILYYNQYSYYCQKVVWALLEKDIKFNKYEVDVVNDEQFSEWFLELNPRGELPVLQNGLLVVAGSTRILDYLEENFPEAKSLALPRDVEKKIQLFKSTIDNLPIGVITIGSFLHPKTVVSPKSPFVQPVRYTILERDETISNRLLAYAEKFPAFSDVLERKAEFHDRKREVLATEQYYCTLLERLDDFMGELELHLAKVNVEHSWIVGRDITLVDIGLGCLLYRLYVLGLEDRFWANGKMSELAKYFEKIMATNSFQNTLPTKTSLLKTIWLNTPSTYKAGIAAFSFSSMIIGSTLLKR, encoded by the exons ATGGAAGAAAGCGGACATAAACGCCCAGTACTGGTTGACGATGGTTCGTTGATTCTTTACTATAATCAATATAGTTATTACTGCCAAAAG GTGGTGTGGGCACTGCTTGAAAAGGATATCAAATTCAACAAGTACGAGGTGGATGTCGTAAATGATGAACAATTCTCTGAGTGGTTTCTGGAGCTGAATCCTCGTGGAGAGCTGCCCGTACTGCAGAACGGGTTGCTGGTTGTTGCTGGATCAACTAGAATTTTAGATTATTTAGAGGAAAACTTCCCTGAAG caaaatcgtTAGCTTTACCTCGAGATGTGGAGAAAAAGATACAGCTTTTTAAAAGCACAATAGATAACTTACCGATTGGAGTTATCACAATTGGTTCTTTTCTACACCCAAAAACAGTCGTTTCACCAAAATCGCCCTTCGTACAACCAGTTCGTTATACGATTCTGGAACGTGATGAAACTATTAGCAATCGATTGCTAGCCTATGCTGAAAAGTTTCCTGCATTCAGTGACGTTTTGGAAAGAAAAGCTGAATTCCACGATAGAAAACGAGAGGTGCTAGCGACTGAACAGTATTATTGTACATTGCTGGAAAGATTAGACGACTTCATGGGAGAGTTGGAGTTACATCTCGCAAAAGTAAACGTCGAACATAGCTGGATTGTGGGCCGAGATATTACCCTAGTTGATATCGGTTTAGGCTGCCTATTGTATCGATTATACGTATTAGGATTGGAAGACCGATTTTGGGCAAATGGAAAGATGTCTGAATTGgctaaatattttgaaaaaataatggCAACCAATAGTTTTCAGAATACACTGCCTACAAAGACCTCACTTTTGAAAACGATTTGGCTTAATACACCATCAACGTATAAAGCTGGAATTGCTGCGTTCTCATTCTCATCGATGATAATAGGTTCTACGTTACTGAAGAGATAA